In the Bacillus shivajii genome, one interval contains:
- a CDS encoding calcium/sodium antiporter has protein sequence MIYLLLFVGFALLIKGADYFVDGSANIAKLLRVPPLLVGLTIVAFGTGAPEATVSFIAAYEDSSDLTIGNVVGSNILNIALVVGVTAIIFPLKVERATIKKEIPFTFLASIVLLVLMSDQYLQGTSINMITRSDGIIFLLFFSIFLYYVFEAARNSRDKDFDEMTTDASIEQSWTRSLLKTVVGLGAIVFGGFLVVENSTIIAYIFGLSETLVGLTIVAIGGSLPELVISVTAALKKQSEIALGNIVGSSIFNILFVLGVASMITPLLVDYKIFFDASVMLMLTVLLFIFSKTKSTVGKLEGLALTIVYISYLVYIIYRN, from the coding sequence ATGATCTATTTATTATTATTCGTTGGATTTGCCTTATTAATAAAAGGGGCTGATTACTTTGTTGATGGATCAGCAAATATTGCTAAGCTGCTACGTGTACCACCACTTTTAGTCGGTCTAACGATTGTTGCATTTGGGACAGGTGCCCCTGAAGCAACAGTTAGTTTTATTGCAGCTTATGAAGATAGCTCAGATTTAACCATCGGAAATGTAGTAGGGAGCAACATTTTAAATATCGCTCTAGTCGTTGGAGTGACAGCCATTATTTTTCCATTAAAGGTTGAAAGAGCGACGATAAAAAAGGAAATTCCTTTTACCTTTTTGGCTAGTATTGTTTTACTTGTTTTAATGAGTGATCAATATTTACAAGGTACTTCAATCAATATGATTACGCGAAGCGATGGAATCATCTTTTTACTGTTTTTTTCTATTTTTTTATACTACGTATTTGAAGCAGCCCGAAACAGTCGTGACAAAGACTTTGATGAGATGACTACTGATGCAAGCATAGAGCAATCATGGACAAGAAGTTTATTAAAAACAGTTGTGGGTCTCGGAGCAATTGTTTTTGGAGGGTTTTTAGTTGTTGAAAACAGTACAATCATTGCCTATATTTTTGGGTTAAGCGAAACGTTAGTTGGTCTAACGATTGTTGCAATAGGAGGTTCTTTACCAGAATTAGTGATATCAGTTACAGCAGCATTAAAAAAACAAAGTGAAATTGCATTAGGAAACATTGTCGGGAGTTCGATCTTTAATATATTGTTTGTTTTAGGTGTGGCTTCGATGATTACTCCACTACTTGTCGATTATAAAATTTTTTTCGATGCAAGCGTAATGTTAATGTTAACTGTTTTATTATTTATTTTTTCAAAAACAAAAAGTACCGTAGGTAAACTTGAAGGACTAGCCTTAACAATCGTTTACATCTCATATCTTGTGTACATCATATATAGAAATTAA
- a CDS encoding glycine betaine ABC transporter substrate-binding protein, which produces MMKHVKKLCILISILTMASCGAPADEAGDADTIVFGQTAWTSTEAPTQIAKQILEEVGYNVDIVLLDQPMIFQGMQNEEIDLFMDAWLPYTEEALWDEYQDDLQMVATSYENVPLGWVVPEYVEENTIDDLAGKADKFDGEIVTIAEGAGIVGLSRDVLEDEDYDLEGFELVASSEAAMLSTLDRRMQQEEPVIITGWRPHAMFSRYDLKFLEDTQGHFQYDNVYVLSYEGLEEKFPEVYDIMSQWSIEVEDLEEMMYEFEHNDVPFEESAAQWIEENRDQVDAMLGQ; this is translated from the coding sequence ATGATGAAACATGTCAAAAAACTTTGTATACTTATTTCTATACTTACAATGGCATCATGCGGAGCACCGGCTGACGAAGCTGGAGACGCCGATACAATTGTATTTGGACAAACGGCTTGGACAAGTACCGAAGCTCCCACACAAATAGCGAAACAAATTTTAGAAGAAGTCGGATATAACGTTGATATTGTGTTATTAGATCAACCAATGATTTTCCAAGGCATGCAAAATGAAGAGATTGATTTATTTATGGATGCTTGGCTTCCCTATACAGAGGAAGCACTTTGGGATGAATATCAAGATGACTTACAAATGGTAGCTACAAGTTATGAGAATGTTCCTTTAGGTTGGGTTGTCCCGGAATATGTTGAAGAAAATACGATCGATGATTTAGCAGGTAAAGCAGATAAGTTTGACGGTGAAATTGTTACAATAGCTGAAGGAGCAGGTATTGTAGGACTTTCTCGAGATGTTCTTGAAGATGAAGACTATGATTTAGAAGGATTCGAACTGGTTGCCTCAAGTGAAGCAGCAATGTTAAGTACTTTAGATAGAAGAATGCAACAAGAAGAACCGGTTATTATTACGGGTTGGCGTCCACACGCAATGTTTTCGAGATATGACCTTAAATTTTTAGAAGACACACAAGGACACTTTCAGTACGACAATGTATATGTTTTATCATACGAAGGTCTAGAAGAGAAATTTCCAGAGGTATATGACATTATGTCACAATGGAGCATTGAAGTGGAAGACTTAGAAGAAATGATGTATGAATTTGAACATAACGATGTTCCATTTGAAGAATCTGCTGCGCAGTGGATTGAAGAGAATCGAGACCAAGTCGATGCGATGTTAGGTCAATAA
- a CDS encoding cysteine hydrolase family protein: MQKHQTALVLIDLQKESNFGLVNMDAVVKHTKRLIKACRSANIPIIYTRQINRVDNIGLSVGEPSNDDGSPFFYNSNTDQIEIIDELKPEESDIVIDKYRWSAFYETPLDLILRSLGVTELFIGGVVTDGCLMTSVFDAYFRDYNIHLIHDISSASNEGAHKSSILTMANWIYNLKVYDTENIVKKIQGGSYDCWKPAQVDSLHFTAENMDEQFQKIINKEKGE; the protein is encoded by the coding sequence ATGCAAAAACATCAAACAGCATTAGTTTTAATCGATTTGCAAAAAGAATCGAATTTCGGATTAGTAAATATGGATGCAGTTGTTAAACATACAAAACGTCTAATTAAAGCATGTAGATCTGCTAATATTCCTATCATATATACACGTCAAATAAATCGTGTTGATAATATTGGATTATCGGTAGGAGAACCTTCCAATGACGACGGGTCACCTTTTTTTTATAATTCCAATACAGATCAAATTGAAATCATTGATGAACTAAAACCTGAAGAGAGTGATATCGTCATTGATAAATATCGTTGGAGTGCTTTTTATGAAACCCCTTTAGATCTCATTTTAAGAAGTCTTGGTGTTACCGAACTTTTTATTGGTGGGGTCGTTACCGACGGGTGCCTAATGACTTCCGTTTTTGACGCTTATTTTCGCGATTATAATATCCATCTCATTCACGATATTAGTTCAGCGTCCAATGAAGGTGCACATAAATCATCGATTTTAACGATGGCAAATTGGATCTATAACTTAAAAGTATATGATACAGAAAATATCGTAAAGAAGATCCAAGGTGGTAGCTATGACTGTTGGAAACCTGCTCAAGTAGATTCTTTACACTTTACAGCGGAGAACATGGATGAACAATTTCAAAAAATAATCAATAAAGAAAAAGGAGAATAA
- a CDS encoding lipoate--protein ligase, with protein MRFIDNENITDPRVNLAIEEYALKNLNIDDTYLLFYVNEPSIIIGKNQNTIEEINKEYVDEKGIHVVRRLSGGGAVYHDLGNLNFSFITKDDGDSFSNFQKFTQPVIDALQKLGIDAKLSGRNDIHVGERKISGNAQYSTKGRMFSHGTLMLDSEIEHVVNALNVKDEKIRSKGIKSIRSRVANINEFLDEKLAMEQFKELLLSYIFHEQDVETYKLTEEDWKGIADISEKRYKNWDWNYGKSPKFDLQRSKKFDAGMIDIRLNVKSGKITECKIFGDFFGVGDVSDVEERLTGVQYEKNAIHEAFSDLDMTYYFGRIPKEGLIELIY; from the coding sequence ATGCGCTTTATTGATAATGAAAATATTACAGATCCACGAGTTAACTTAGCCATCGAAGAATACGCGTTAAAAAATTTAAATATTGATGATACATATTTGTTGTTTTATGTAAACGAGCCATCAATCATTATCGGAAAAAACCAAAATACAATTGAAGAAATAAATAAAGAGTATGTTGATGAGAAAGGGATTCATGTTGTTCGCCGTTTATCAGGTGGAGGCGCTGTTTATCATGACCTAGGAAATTTAAATTTTAGCTTTATTACGAAGGATGATGGAGATAGTTTTTCTAACTTTCAAAAGTTTACGCAACCAGTGATCGATGCCCTTCAAAAGCTAGGTATAGATGCGAAGCTTAGTGGAAGAAACGATATCCACGTAGGGGAACGAAAAATTTCAGGGAATGCACAATATTCTACGAAGGGGAGAATGTTTAGCCACGGAACGTTAATGTTAGATTCAGAAATCGAACACGTTGTAAATGCCTTAAATGTGAAGGATGAAAAGATCCGCTCTAAAGGGATTAAGTCCATTCGTAGCCGTGTTGCTAATATTAACGAGTTTTTAGATGAGAAACTGGCAATGGAACAATTTAAAGAATTATTACTCTCTTACATTTTTCATGAGCAAGACGTTGAAACGTACAAGCTTACTGAGGAAGATTGGAAGGGAATAGCTGATATCTCTGAAAAGCGTTATAAAAATTGGGACTGGAATTATGGTAAGTCTCCAAAATTTGATTTGCAACGATCAAAGAAATTTGATGCCGGGATGATTGATATTCGCTTAAATGTGAAGAGCGGTAAAATTACAGAATGTAAAATATTCGGTGACTTCTTTGGAGTAGGGGATGTATCAGACGTTGAAGAACGTTTAACAGGCGTACAATATGAGAAAAATGCGATCCATGAAGCATTTAGTGATCTTGATATGACTTATTATTTTGGCCGTATTCCAAAGGAAGGGCTCATTGAACTTATTTATTAA
- the deoD gene encoding purine-nucleoside phosphorylase produces MSVHIGAKQGDIAESILLPGDPLRAKFIAENFLEDVTCYNEVRGMLGFTGTYKGKRISVQGTGMGVPSISIYVHELINSYGVKNLIRVGTCGALKKEVNVRDVIIAMSASSDSGVNRRYFNGLDFAPTADFGLLKKAYDGAVANGMSVNVGSVYTSDVFYNDDKETVPMLANHQVLAVEMETSALYTIASRFGVNALSVLTVSDHLITGEETTSQERQETFNEMIEVALNAAIAE; encoded by the coding sequence ATGAGTGTACATATTGGAGCTAAACAAGGTGATATTGCCGAATCGATCTTACTCCCTGGAGATCCATTACGCGCAAAGTTTATCGCAGAAAACTTTCTAGAAGATGTAACTTGCTATAACGAAGTTCGTGGGATGTTAGGCTTTACAGGAACTTATAAAGGAAAGCGCATTTCTGTGCAAGGAACAGGTATGGGTGTCCCATCTATCTCTATTTACGTCCATGAATTAATTAATAGCTATGGCGTGAAAAACTTAATTCGCGTTGGTACATGTGGAGCATTAAAAAAAGAAGTAAACGTTCGTGACGTAATAATCGCGATGAGTGCTTCATCTGACTCAGGTGTAAACCGTCGTTACTTCAACGGACTTGACTTTGCACCAACAGCTGATTTCGGTTTGTTGAAAAAAGCTTATGACGGAGCTGTAGCAAACGGTATGAGCGTCAATGTTGGAAGTGTTTATACGAGTGATGTCTTTTATAATGACGATAAAGAAACGGTACCAATGCTTGCAAACCATCAAGTGCTTGCAGTTGAAATGGAAACGTCTGCTCTTTATACGATCGCTTCCCGCTTCGGTGTAAACGCACTTTCTGTATTAACAGTTAGTGATCACCTAATTACTGGGGAAGAAACAACGTCACAAGAACGTCAAGAAACGTTCAACGAAATGATTGAGGTTGCACTAAACGCAGCGATTGCAGAATAA
- a CDS encoding HD-GYP domain-containing protein, translating to MGSYMLVNLAGELEIIGKTVGDDVVSESGKFLLRKGTTITDWQIRILKNHGIQSIKVLDELEDPLRLQILNVLKNKEDISSLYFNNVQEIKQLFHRAVSREVPNLQNFMKPFTPLLESILNGNEIFLELHHIKGHDEYTYRHSLNVGLLAATIGRILKYNKKKALLLGEMGFLHDIGKMKVSQNILNKQGPLTDDEFEQVKMHTVYGREMLEQIAPGNKALQAGAALHHERLDRSGYPYGKKGDELPFLTQIIAVADTYDAISSDRVYRSKFSPFHALDELVSEVYKGKLNGEIVFPFVNHILRGYIGKNVLLNDGNKGTIVHLHMEEVNRPLLNVSGEFIDLRKTRDVSISNVLINDS from the coding sequence ATGGGGAGTTATATGTTAGTTAATCTTGCTGGCGAACTTGAAATAATTGGAAAAACTGTAGGAGACGATGTTGTTTCCGAAAGTGGTAAGTTTTTATTACGTAAAGGCACAACAATTACGGATTGGCAAATTCGAATATTAAAGAATCACGGTATTCAATCGATAAAAGTGTTGGATGAGCTTGAAGATCCACTTCGTTTACAAATCTTAAACGTTTTGAAAAATAAAGAGGATATTTCAAGCCTTTATTTTAATAATGTTCAAGAAATTAAACAACTTTTTCATCGTGCGGTGTCAAGAGAGGTCCCGAATTTGCAGAACTTCATGAAACCATTTACTCCACTGTTGGAATCAATATTAAATGGAAATGAGATCTTCCTTGAACTACATCATATAAAAGGTCACGATGAGTATACATATCGACATAGTTTAAATGTAGGATTACTCGCTGCAACAATTGGGAGGATTCTAAAATATAATAAGAAGAAAGCGTTATTATTAGGTGAGATGGGATTTTTGCATGATATTGGCAAGATGAAAGTTTCCCAAAATATTTTGAATAAACAAGGTCCATTAACAGATGATGAGTTCGAGCAAGTGAAAATGCACACGGTTTATGGTAGAGAAATGCTAGAACAAATCGCCCCAGGAAACAAAGCGCTTCAAGCTGGAGCTGCGCTTCATCATGAAAGATTAGATCGTTCTGGATACCCATATGGCAAAAAGGGTGATGAGCTCCCATTTTTGACACAAATTATAGCAGTGGCAGATACATACGATGCGATTTCTTCTGACCGTGTTTACCGATCGAAATTCTCGCCGTTTCATGCGTTAGATGAACTTGTATCAGAAGTATATAAAGGGAAATTAAATGGAGAAATTGTTTTCCCGTTTGTAAACCACATTTTAAGAGGATATATTGGAAAAAATGTGCTTTTAAATGATGGTAATAAAGGTACGATCGTTCATTTACATATGGAAGAGGTCAATCGACCATTACTTAATGTGTCTGGTGAATTTATTGATTTAAGAAAAACTCGTGATGTATCGATTTCTAATGTACTAATCAATGATAGTTAA
- a CDS encoding TlpA family protein disulfide reductase has product MKLREEMPELTGATEWINGEVTKEELIESGKPTLIHFWSVSCGLCKEAMPDVNEFRDEFEDELNVISVHMPRSEKDLEMSVINAMAQGHDITQPTFVDSEHKLTDAFENQYVPAYYVFDAEGKLRHFQAGGGGMKMLRKRVNRVLGTEEK; this is encoded by the coding sequence ATGAAACTACGTGAAGAAATGCCCGAACTAACTGGTGCAACGGAATGGATTAATGGAGAAGTAACAAAAGAAGAATTAATAGAAAGCGGCAAACCTACTCTTATTCACTTTTGGTCTGTTAGTTGTGGCCTTTGTAAAGAAGCAATGCCAGATGTAAATGAATTTCGTGATGAGTTTGAAGATGAATTAAACGTGATTTCAGTGCATATGCCTCGTTCTGAAAAAGATTTAGAAATGAGCGTCATTAATGCGATGGCACAAGGTCATGACATTACACAACCTACGTTTGTTGACTCTGAACATAAACTAACGGATGCATTTGAAAACCAGTACGTACCTGCATACTATGTTTTTGATGCTGAAGGTAAATTACGCCATTTCCAAGCTGGCGGTGGCGGTATGAAGATGCTTCGCAAACGTGTAAATCGTGTACTTGGCACTGAAGAAAAATAA
- a CDS encoding peroxiredoxin: MSEKRMVAKQAPRFEMDAVMANKEFKKVSLEENMKNDKWTVLFFYPMDFTFVCPTEITSMSDRYEEFEDLDAEVIGVSTDTVHTHLAWINTNRDDNGLGDLNYPLAADTNHQVSREYGVLVEDEGIALRGLFIISPEGELMYSVVNHNNIGRDVDETLRVLQALQTGGLCPANWKPGQKTL; the protein is encoded by the coding sequence ATGTCTGAAAAGCGTATGGTTGCAAAACAAGCACCAAGATTTGAAATGGATGCTGTTATGGCAAATAAAGAGTTTAAGAAAGTATCTTTAGAGGAAAACATGAAAAATGATAAGTGGACAGTCCTGTTTTTCTATCCGATGGACTTCACATTCGTTTGTCCAACAGAAATTACATCAATGAGTGATCGATATGAAGAATTTGAAGATTTAGATGCGGAAGTAATCGGTGTTTCAACTGACACTGTACACACACATTTAGCGTGGATTAACACAAACCGAGATGATAATGGTTTAGGTGACTTAAACTACCCACTTGCGGCTGATACAAATCATCAAGTATCTCGCGAATACGGAGTGTTAGTTGAAGATGAAGGAATTGCCTTACGCGGCTTGTTTATCATCAGTCCAGAAGGTGAGTTAATGTACTCTGTTGTTAATCATAACAATATTGGTCGAGATGTCGATGAAACGTTACGTGTATTACAAGCACTACAAACTGGTGGACTATGCCCTGCAAACTGGAAACCTGGACAAAAGACGCTATAA
- a CDS encoding CBS domain-containing protein, with the protein MRIIASHTNLDFDGFASMIAAKKLYPQAEIVLASKLSPEVDHFLAIYKDTYSFKRVKNINMNHVRNITLVDTNSLSRTGDLKNELHEEITFTVYDHHPLTEKSVTFEEGVTEQVGATVTLLIEEIQRKEINIKPFEATIFALGIYSDTGAFTYSSTTGRDLQAAAWLLDNGASLAVVEKYREAPLEHDQQSLFETLLDQSTQISIDGVNILVATHEQEKYTGNLAYISRRIMDRSGVDAVFSIVKMGEKVFITSRSSSERINVLPIIKQFSGGGHKKAASAMIKHENVNNIQENVLEQLNEIVTPSLTAEHIMTSPVRVVAPDTTIEVASKMLYRYGHTGFPVIKNDQLIGVISRRDVDKALHHNLGHAPVKGYMSTTPVIITIDTSLEEIREKMIYEHVGRLPVMKDGTLIGIVSRSDVICAMHEKPELHITYSKSSSIPYRKQLIQEMRKQFSPPVYDLLMLIGQEAAHKNMKAYLIGGMVRDLLLERQNEDMDIVIEGDGIELAEKLQSLYGGHVRPHEEFRTATWTHPTGFKIDLTSARTEYYDFPAALPKVEMSNIKEDLYRRDFTINAMGICLHEDQFGELIDYFQGYEDLKQGKLKVLYNLSFVEDPTRILRAIRFESRFQFFMNDQTFSLAKQSANHILSVSKQRLSSELNRLFFEEDSLYGYHRLDELNILPYLLEHIVDESSIYKRLEAFKEMRNKIKNKKIKLSRSLWAGQFFSLTSLSIHALEEIEAFCLTKDDGQVVQKLYSLLEEKPLDNISIDSPYSEWHKHFANVKIEPLVAYFAIEVSMKPEFMSKSVEYIVKRETLEPLLDGKDLIEHGLSPGPHFKEMLEHAERLQMDNSSLSKQSLLEDVLRYQLDTE; encoded by the coding sequence ATGAGGATCATTGCCTCACACACAAACTTAGACTTTGACGGTTTCGCTTCAATGATCGCAGCCAAAAAATTATATCCGCAAGCGGAAATCGTTTTAGCATCAAAGCTTAGTCCTGAAGTGGACCACTTTTTAGCCATTTATAAAGATACGTATTCATTCAAACGAGTGAAAAATATCAACATGAACCATGTAAGAAATATAACCTTAGTTGATACGAATTCACTTTCACGAACGGGAGATTTAAAAAACGAATTACACGAAGAAATCACGTTTACAGTTTATGATCATCATCCGCTAACCGAAAAAAGCGTCACTTTTGAAGAAGGGGTAACAGAACAAGTTGGAGCGACAGTTACATTACTAATCGAAGAAATACAAAGAAAAGAAATTAATATAAAACCATTTGAAGCGACAATTTTTGCTCTAGGGATCTACTCAGATACTGGTGCATTTACCTACTCTTCAACAACAGGAAGAGATCTTCAAGCAGCAGCATGGCTCTTAGATAATGGGGCAAGTCTTGCGGTAGTAGAAAAATACCGAGAAGCACCGTTAGAGCACGACCAGCAATCATTGTTTGAAACTTTACTTGATCAAAGTACACAAATATCGATAGACGGCGTAAATATCCTTGTTGCTACTCATGAACAAGAGAAATATACCGGTAATTTAGCTTACATATCCAGACGTATTATGGATAGGTCTGGTGTAGATGCAGTTTTTTCAATCGTAAAGATGGGTGAAAAAGTTTTCATCACTTCACGTTCCTCCTCTGAACGTATAAACGTTTTACCAATCATTAAACAATTTAGTGGTGGAGGACATAAAAAAGCTGCTTCAGCAATGATTAAACACGAAAATGTGAACAATATCCAAGAAAACGTTTTAGAGCAATTAAACGAAATCGTCACCCCATCATTAACTGCAGAGCATATAATGACTAGTCCTGTTCGTGTCGTTGCACCTGATACAACCATTGAAGTCGCTTCAAAAATGCTCTACCGATACGGACATACTGGCTTTCCAGTCATTAAAAATGACCAACTTATAGGAGTGATTTCAAGACGAGATGTTGATAAAGCTTTACACCATAACTTAGGACATGCACCTGTTAAAGGTTATATGAGCACTACTCCAGTTATTATAACGATAGACACTTCTCTTGAAGAAATACGTGAAAAAATGATTTATGAACATGTTGGACGATTGCCAGTAATGAAGGATGGAACATTAATCGGAATAGTTTCTAGGTCAGATGTTATATGTGCAATGCATGAAAAACCAGAACTACATATCACTTATTCTAAATCCTCTTCTATCCCTTATCGTAAACAACTTATTCAAGAAATGAGGAAACAGTTTTCTCCGCCTGTATATGACTTATTAATGTTGATCGGACAAGAAGCCGCACATAAGAATATGAAAGCTTATTTAATTGGAGGGATGGTTCGAGACCTCTTATTAGAGCGACAAAACGAAGACATGGATATTGTGATCGAAGGTGACGGGATTGAATTAGCCGAAAAACTACAATCCCTCTACGGCGGACATGTACGCCCGCATGAAGAATTTCGGACGGCTACATGGACACATCCTACAGGATTTAAAATTGATTTAACGAGTGCTCGTACAGAGTATTACGATTTTCCAGCGGCATTACCTAAAGTTGAAATGTCTAATATTAAAGAAGATTTATATAGACGTGATTTTACGATTAATGCAATGGGCATTTGTTTACACGAGGATCAATTTGGTGAACTTATCGACTACTTTCAAGGATACGAGGACTTAAAACAAGGCAAACTAAAAGTACTATATAATCTTAGTTTTGTTGAAGATCCGACACGTATTTTACGAGCCATCCGTTTTGAAAGCCGCTTTCAATTTTTCATGAATGACCAAACATTCTCCCTAGCAAAACAGTCAGCGAATCACATCCTTTCTGTTTCAAAACAACGATTATCAAGTGAGTTAAATCGGTTATTTTTTGAAGAGGATAGTTTGTATGGATATCACCGACTTGATGAATTGAATATCTTACCTTATTTATTAGAACATATAGTAGATGAATCTTCTATTTATAAACGGCTTGAAGCATTTAAGGAAATGAGAAATAAAATCAAAAATAAAAAAATTAAATTAAGCCGCTCACTTTGGGCCGGACAATTTTTTTCACTAACGTCTTTATCCATTCATGCACTCGAAGAAATAGAAGCTTTTTGTTTAACGAAAGACGACGGCCAAGTTGTACAAAAACTCTACTCACTACTTGAAGAAAAACCATTAGATAACATATCTATCGATAGCCCTTATAGTGAGTGGCACAAACATTTTGCCAATGTAAAAATCGAACCACTTGTTGCTTATTTTGCGATCGAGGTATCAATGAAACCGGAATTCATGTCAAAATCAGTTGAATATATCGTGAAAAGAGAAACGTTAGAGCCTTTACTAGATGGAAAGGACTTAATTGAGCATGGACTCTCACCTGGCCCTCACTTTAAAGAAATGTTAGAACATGCTGAACGGTTGCAAATGGATAACTCTTCCTTATCTAAACAATCACTATTAGAAGATGTGCTACGTTATCAATTAGACACGGAATAA
- the pssA gene encoding CDP-diacylglycerol--serine O-phosphatidyltransferase encodes MILFQHLVDNTVKKFRSQAANLLTIINLGLGGFAILAVLQGQYGLSVAFICFAAIFDRLDGKIARKLNITSDIGKQLDSLCDIISFGVAPALLLYQSTLIDFGVAGSMATIIFIATGAIRLARFNVTESEGYFVGLPITAAGCILTISHLLNGMVPDPTFMFIILTLSILMISNFTIKKV; translated from the coding sequence TTGATACTATTTCAGCACCTCGTTGATAACACTGTTAAAAAGTTTCGTAGTCAAGCAGCAAATTTATTAACGATTATAAATCTTGGATTAGGAGGATTTGCAATCCTCGCCGTTCTACAAGGGCAGTATGGATTAAGTGTTGCATTCATTTGCTTTGCCGCTATATTTGACCGTTTAGACGGCAAGATTGCAAGAAAGTTAAACATCACTTCAGATATTGGCAAACAGCTGGACTCATTATGTGATATTATTTCTTTTGGTGTAGCTCCTGCCTTATTATTATACCAATCTACATTAATTGATTTTGGTGTAGCCGGGTCAATGGCGACGATTATTTTTATTGCAACAGGCGCAATTCGTTTAGCCCGTTTTAATGTTACTGAATCAGAAGGCTATTTTGTCGGTTTGCCCATTACAGCAGCAGGTTGTATTTTAACTATTAGTCATTTACTAAACGGCATGGTTCCAGACCCAACCTTTATGTTTATTATTTTAACATTATCTATTCTTATGATAAGCAATTTTACAATAAAAAAGGTATAA